The following coding sequences are from one Thermodesulfobacteriota bacterium window:
- a CDS encoding thioredoxin domain-containing protein — MDPNQKFENRLIHEKSPYLLQHAHNPVDWHAWGEEVFSLAAAADKPVLLSIGYSTCHWCHVMADESFSDPAVAEIMNRAFFCIKLDREERPDIDHIYITAVSALNGSAGWPLNVFLTPDGRPFFGGTYFPPAGRPGLPSWKDVLLHIERAWNDPETKKKILASSTALTDVLKQHLSSRAGPPVNGQQANDMQLIAGAVKVLADNYDNNFGGFSRAPKFPMPPTLSFLLTAARLGRIQKIEPRMGQAALDMVRHTLKTMADGGIFDQVGGGFHRYATDERWHLPHFEKMLYDNAQLASVYLDAQDLIDDPWPSEKAAEILDYMVRDLMRPEGGFYSAEDADSYPGKPGVGHKKEGAFYGWRLSDVQSALPRQDADIMAYHFGLEPDGNVRHDPSGEFGGINVPFCAHTLAETAARFALSEEEAGRILSRGRDILFAERNRRPRPHLDDKILTSWNGLALTALSKGFLVLGREKYLEGARKTAAFIHENLYDEATGNLRRRWRDGEAGIDGLAEDYIFLVQGLLDLYRAGLDPDHLAWALEISDRFYNLFYDNMSGSCFAVADGHDRHLLFRPADETDNVLPSVSSTAVLAFQRLAALTGSARYEQAAGRLLARARAGLEQHPVSAPLMLAALGNRLAGHNRIVVFGNLTDAVTGAMIQAARSNAAVGNDVLLIDGPAAIDTLGPHIPDILSYVPGDNRPAAWVCAGHTCHPPVSDPDKVRRLLSVNGKD; from the coding sequence AAATAATGAACCGCGCCTTTTTCTGCATCAAGCTGGACCGGGAGGAGCGGCCGGACATCGATCATATTTATATCACGGCGGTATCGGCCTTGAACGGATCAGCCGGCTGGCCCCTGAATGTCTTTTTGACTCCGGACGGGCGGCCTTTTTTCGGCGGTACCTATTTTCCGCCGGCCGGGCGGCCGGGACTGCCCTCCTGGAAAGATGTTCTGCTTCACATTGAACGGGCCTGGAACGATCCGGAAACAAAAAAGAAAATCCTTGCCTCTTCCACCGCCTTGACCGACGTTCTCAAACAGCACCTGTCAAGCCGGGCCGGGCCCCCGGTCAACGGGCAGCAAGCAAACGACATGCAACTGATTGCCGGGGCGGTAAAGGTATTGGCCGACAATTACGATAACAATTTCGGCGGATTCAGCCGGGCGCCCAAGTTTCCCATGCCCCCCACCCTGTCCTTTCTGCTGACCGCGGCCCGGCTCGGCCGGATTCAAAAGATCGAGCCCCGGATGGGGCAGGCCGCCCTGGACATGGTCCGTCACACGTTAAAAACCATGGCCGACGGCGGCATTTTCGACCAGGTGGGCGGCGGGTTTCACCGTTACGCCACGGACGAGCGATGGCATCTGCCTCACTTTGAAAAAATGCTTTACGACAATGCCCAGCTGGCCTCCGTTTACCTGGACGCGCAGGACCTGATCGATGACCCCTGGCCATCGGAAAAAGCCGCGGAAATCCTTGACTACATGGTCCGGGATTTGATGCGGCCGGAAGGTGGTTTCTACTCGGCCGAAGACGCGGACAGCTACCCGGGCAAGCCAGGCGTCGGTCATAAAAAGGAAGGCGCCTTTTACGGCTGGCGGCTTTCCGACGTTCAGTCCGCGCTGCCCCGTCAGGACGCCGACATCATGGCCTATCACTTCGGCCTGGAACCGGACGGCAATGTCCGGCACGATCCCTCCGGCGAATTCGGCGGCATCAACGTACCGTTTTGCGCCCATACCCTGGCGGAAACCGCGGCGCGGTTTGCCCTGTCCGAAGAAGAGGCCGGGCGGATTCTGTCCCGGGGCCGGGATATTCTGTTCGCGGAAAGAAACCGGCGGCCGCGGCCCCACCTGGACGACAAAATCCTCACCTCATGGAACGGGCTGGCCCTGACGGCATTATCAAAAGGGTTCCTGGTTCTTGGCCGGGAAAAATATCTGGAGGGGGCCCGAAAAACCGCGGCCTTTATCCATGAGAACCTTTATGACGAGGCCACCGGCAACCTCAGACGGCGCTGGCGGGACGGCGAGGCCGGCATCGACGGCCTGGCCGAGGATTACATCTTCCTGGTTCAGGGCCTGCTTGATCTGTACCGGGCGGGGCTTGATCCGGACCACCTGGCCTGGGCGCTGGAAATTTCCGACCGGTTTTACAACCTCTTCTATGACAACATGTCCGGCTCCTGCTTTGCCGTGGCCGACGGCCATGACCGCCATTTGCTTTTCCGGCCGGCCGATGAAACGGACAACGTCCTGCCCTCGGTCTCTTCAACGGCTGTTCTGGCCTTCCAGCGGCTGGCCGCCCTGACCGGCAGCGCCAGGTATGAGCAGGCCGCCGGGCGGCTGCTGGCCCGGGCCCGGGCCGGCCTGGAACAGCACCCGGTTTCCGCGCCCCTGATGCTGGCCGCCCTGGGCAACAGGCTGGCCGGGCACAACCGGATTGTCGTCTTCGGGAATCTCACCGATGCCGTCACCGGGGCAATGATCCAGGCAGCCCGGTCGAACGCGGCTGTTGGAAACGATGTGTTGCTGATTGACGGCCCGGCCGCCATTGACACGCTCGGACCACACATCCCGGACATTCTGTCCTATGTTCCCGGCGATAACAGGCCTGCGGCCTGGGTCTGCGCCGGACACACCTGCCACCCCCCGGTCAGCGATCCGGACAAAGTAAGGCGGCTCCTGTCGGTGAATGGAAAAGATTGA
- a CDS encoding NAD(P)/FAD-dependent oxidoreductase, producing MGTGLGGSAAGAICARNGLKTLILEKNPRPGGSCSYYLKQGFHVDTGAHLFIRGNEGPFGDCTRRLGMGDAIRFLYCDPVTHLRGFNLDLALPAGRIARIFFLLRFILQAEIPLAEYPAIIRMIRDMIRMTPPEIEALDRVSIEEFMRRYTTNIQVITVLGYLMGLYFILPIWEASAGESVWNFQKLAARGLTVCYPRGGTVTIPKTFLEGARNFSAEVRMNAPVRRITIAGGRATGVVLKNGEAITARAVISTSSANDTVLKLAGEKHFPAPYLETIRALTPSMTAFQAKIGVKKKLIRAGSLVGLYPPRQEGKVSEALMRRLYQDALQGKSGDYIPVYMPVPSNFDPELAPEGCQLITAVAAAPHLGIPLEDPPSVWMDKMMTAFYRLVPGLEDNMMFCDRWTVRALAAWIGKSSGAAISTAQSVTQTGGNRLPHETPVRGLYLAGDCAGPARGVGTELACQSGMDGADLVTRDLGGIRSGFERT from the coding sequence ATCGGCACCGGCCTGGGCGGTTCCGCGGCCGGGGCCATCTGCGCCCGCAACGGCCTGAAGACCCTGATCCTGGAAAAGAACCCCCGGCCCGGCGGCTCCTGCTCCTATTATCTCAAACAGGGCTTTCACGTGGACACCGGCGCCCACCTGTTCATCCGGGGCAACGAAGGCCCCTTCGGCGACTGCACCCGCCGCCTGGGCATGGGCGACGCCATCCGTTTTCTCTACTGCGACCCGGTGACGCACCTGCGCGGCTTCAACCTGGACCTGGCCCTGCCGGCCGGCCGGATCGCCCGGATCTTCTTCCTGCTGCGCTTTATCCTCCAGGCCGAGATCCCCCTGGCCGAATATCCGGCCATTATCCGCATGATCCGCGACATGATCCGCATGACGCCGCCGGAGATCGAGGCCCTGGACCGCGTCTCCATCGAAGAATTCATGCGGCGCTACACCACCAACATCCAGGTGATCACGGTGCTGGGCTACCTGATGGGGCTCTATTTCATCCTGCCCATCTGGGAGGCGTCGGCCGGGGAATCGGTCTGGAATTTCCAGAAACTGGCGGCACGGGGGCTGACCGTCTGCTATCCCAGGGGCGGCACGGTAACCATTCCGAAAACATTTCTGGAAGGGGCCCGGAATTTTTCGGCCGAAGTCCGCATGAACGCGCCGGTCAGACGCATTACCATCGCCGGAGGGCGGGCCACGGGCGTGGTCCTTAAAAACGGCGAGGCCATCACCGCCCGGGCCGTCATCAGCACTTCCTCGGCCAACGACACCGTCCTGAAGCTGGCCGGCGAAAAACACTTTCCCGCCCCCTACCTTGAGACCATCCGCGCCCTGACCCCGTCCATGACCGCCTTTCAGGCCAAAATCGGCGTTAAGAAAAAACTCATCAGGGCCGGCTCCCTGGTGGGCCTCTACCCGCCCCGGCAGGAAGGCAAAGTCAGCGAAGCCCTCATGCGGCGGCTGTACCAGGATGCCCTGCAGGGCAAGTCGGGCGATTACATTCCCGTTTACATGCCCGTGCCCAGCAACTTTGATCCGGAACTGGCGCCGGAGGGCTGCCAGCTTATAACGGCCGTGGCCGCCGCACCCCACCTGGGCATTCCGCTGGAAGACCCGCCTTCGGTGTGGATGGACAAAATGATGACGGCCTTCTATCGACTGGTGCCGGGCCTGGAGGATAACATGATGTTCTGCGACCGCTGGACGGTACGCGCCCTGGCCGCCTGGATCGGCAAGAGCAGCGGGGCCGCCATTTCCACGGCCCAGAGCGTCACCCAGACCGGCGGCAACCGCCTGCCTCATGAGACGCCGGTGCGGGGACTTTACCTGGCCGGGGACTGCGCCGGCCCGGCCCGGGGGGTGGGCACGGAACTGGCCTGCCAGAGCGGTATGGACGGCGCCGACCTGGTCACCAGGGACCTTGGCGGAATCAGGTCAGGCTTTGAACGTACTTGA